In Streptomyces sp. NBC_00878, a single window of DNA contains:
- a CDS encoding lysylphosphatidylglycerol synthase transmembrane domain-containing protein, with the protein MTFERLRHGLPRRLPVRQILCLLPLALVAVVAVRHRDVLAEGFGHLASAKWPWLLAAVAATCLTWVAAAVTRQGALVERLPVLRLLATQFAAGAANHLLPTGLGASAVNLRFMTVCGVPLARSSAALALYLLAESIARVGLLLALLIAFPDALRVGSLLPDGAIGPLLLVVGAVACVAVAVLLLVRRVRTVVFTFLRTALGEARSVHTRPARALALWGGSLSFPIFQAAGLAAVGQALGLSVPPLHMALAYLAATVAVALVPTPGGIGSVEAALIVALVAAGAPVAVATGVVLAYRIITVWLPLLPGALTLGALVRLKMI; encoded by the coding sequence GTGACGTTCGAACGCTTGCGCCATGGCCTCCCCAGACGTCTTCCGGTCCGGCAGATCCTGTGCCTCCTCCCGCTCGCCCTCGTGGCCGTGGTCGCGGTGCGGCATCGGGACGTGCTCGCCGAGGGCTTCGGACACCTGGCGTCGGCGAAGTGGCCGTGGCTGCTGGCCGCGGTCGCCGCGACCTGTCTGACCTGGGTGGCGGCTGCCGTCACCCGGCAGGGCGCGCTCGTCGAACGGCTGCCCGTACTGCGGTTGCTGGCCACGCAGTTCGCGGCGGGCGCCGCCAACCATCTGCTGCCGACGGGACTTGGCGCCAGCGCCGTGAATCTGCGGTTCATGACGGTGTGCGGGGTACCGCTGGCACGTTCGTCGGCGGCGCTCGCGCTCTATCTGCTCGCGGAGTCCATCGCCCGGGTCGGACTGCTGCTGGCCCTCCTGATCGCCTTCCCCGACGCGCTGCGGGTCGGCTCGCTCCTCCCGGACGGCGCGATCGGCCCGCTGCTGCTCGTCGTCGGAGCGGTGGCGTGTGTCGCGGTGGCGGTCCTGCTGCTCGTACGACGGGTGCGTACCGTCGTGTTCACCTTCCTGCGGACCGCGCTCGGCGAGGCGCGGTCCGTGCACACGCGGCCGGCCCGCGCGCTCGCGCTGTGGGGCGGGTCGCTCTCCTTCCCCATATTCCAGGCGGCCGGACTGGCCGCGGTGGGACAGGCACTCGGGCTGTCGGTGCCGCCGCTGCACATGGCGCTCGCGTATCTGGCGGCCACGGTGGCCGTCGCGCTGGTGCCGACGCCGGGCGGGATCGGCTCGGTGGAGGCCGCGCTGATCGTGGCGCTGGTGGCGGCGGGCGCCCCGGTGGCGGTGGCGACGGGGGTGGTGCTCGCCTACCGCATCATCACGGTGTGGCTGCCGTTGCTGCCGGGGGCGCTGACGTTGGGCGCGCTCGTGCGGCTGAAGATGATCTGA
- a CDS encoding IclR family transcriptional regulator, translated as MDEGVALPEISKTADQALALLLSIGEDGPDTAAALADRLGMHRTVAHRLLATLEGRGFVRRGHGGYELGMVLRRLAADVEPELLQVARPIMEELSQVTGEATVLSVLEGKDLVTAELVPGTRHLVRVTLDPGYRHPLHVGAAGRAILAHLPDRIRRAAADSSPTPEALQAQLEEIRRAGYAYSHDELQEGVSGIAVPVFQGGTVSAGLSLVVPISRDTDLKSWLGEIVGAATRMSDALEAARENAEGQGA; from the coding sequence GTGGACGAGGGGGTCGCATTGCCCGAGATTTCGAAGACCGCGGATCAGGCGCTCGCGCTGCTGCTGAGCATCGGCGAGGACGGTCCGGACACAGCGGCCGCACTGGCTGATCGGCTCGGGATGCACCGCACGGTTGCCCACCGGCTCCTGGCCACCTTGGAGGGGCGCGGCTTCGTGCGCCGCGGGCACGGGGGTTACGAGCTAGGCATGGTGCTGCGGCGCCTGGCGGCCGACGTGGAACCGGAGCTGCTGCAGGTGGCGCGTCCGATCATGGAAGAGCTGAGCCAAGTCACCGGGGAAGCCACGGTGCTCAGCGTCCTTGAGGGGAAAGACCTGGTCACGGCCGAGTTGGTACCTGGCACACGTCACCTGGTGCGCGTCACCCTGGACCCGGGTTACCGGCATCCGCTGCACGTGGGCGCGGCCGGCCGCGCGATCCTGGCCCACCTGCCGGATCGGATTCGCCGGGCGGCCGCCGATTCCAGCCCAACGCCCGAGGCGCTCCAGGCGCAACTGGAGGAGATCCGCCGGGCAGGCTACGCATACTCCCACGACGAGTTGCAGGAGGGGGTGAGCGGTATCGCCGTCCCGGTCTTCCAGGGAGGCACCGTCAGCGCCGGCCTGAGTCTGGTGGTTCCCATCAGCCGGGACACGGATCTGAAGTCGTGGCTGGGCGAGATCGTCGGGGCGGCCACCCGAATGAGCGACGCGCTGGAGGCGGCGCGCGAGAACGCCGAAGGGCAAGGCGCATGA